Below is a genomic region from Raphanus sativus cultivar WK10039 chromosome 4, ASM80110v3, whole genome shotgun sequence.
ttggtttaaaaattaatttaaatgcatccagtttttttatatcaattagTATATTATCTATAACTATTAATTTAACACAAAGTATACTAATTTCTAGATATTTCAAAATCACCTCTgtaattatcttaaaataaatagcacgattatagatattaaatttttaaaaggaatAGCGCTTCAATAACTGGGTGATTGGAATGAAGTGTATCTTTATGTTTTGGATGTAATATAACAGAAAAATTAAGGCACGAGGTTTGATTTACACTTAATTAAAAATCTCAGTTAGACAATTTTTATTGGTATAAGTATCATAATGTGGTTAGGAGtaatcaaaatctatataaaCCTATATATACGTATGTACCTGTTtcctattaaaaaaatcacCGTATTCTTTTTCAAGGATTCAATAAAAAGTAGGTTATTTTCTTGGGGCATCTCGTTAACGTCATGGATTCATCACGATATGAAGAAACGGTCATGGTGTTGTTTCGAGTAATGGTAATGATGACCGTCATTGTTACCCTTTTTGGCTGTTGTCTCTGTGTCAAATTTTTCTCGCGGATGAGCAGTGAGAAGGATGAAGACATTGTACAGTTAGATTGGAACCCATGAATCTAATCCACGATgatcaaggaaaaaaaaagactgcGAATGAAGAGATTTGTTAGTTAATATTTAGGAGTTAGTAAAATAGCTTTATTCCTCTTGttgatcaaaaacaaaaaataaagttattcCTCTACAGCCtctatagattttatttttgatatcgAACTTTTGTTTGTTATGACTTAAAAGCTTAAAAGTAGACTTCTCCCCATATATGTTGTCTTACAATTTATCAATAGTTAATGAAAACTTtgctttcttatattttttcttcattgttgGCTTCATGACCTATATAGCTTATACGCTAGATCAAATTACGGTGGTTGGAGGTTGAGGACTAGGAGATAGAGACGAAAGCAGTTTGGATACCTGATTTAATCGGCCTGTGATCTGGCCGTTGATTTGGAACCTATTAGTACTCCAAAGATTCCGGTTTATTTTGTTGATTGGAGCTCGTTACTGTATATACCCACTGTTATTGGATCCAACTAGTCCCGTTGTAGGAACTCACTTAAGACTTTGGAGTATTGAAGCACATGGTGAAATAATTTTTGtctatttaattaaaacaaCACTTGCAATTATGcaatggaaaaaaataataataagggAAATCTGTGATAGGAGAGACGGAGACCCATTAAGCAAGAAACACTTCTACCCTGTTTGAGCAGATTTACATTCATAGGCTTGTTGGTTTCAGACTCTATTATTATATTCAGTAAAGTGCTTCAtgttttttgatcaaaaaaaaagtaaagtgCTTCATGTTCACAATGCAACAATAGCTAGGCGCAGTGAAGTCCAAAAGTGCTTGTATTATTCCTCACGTATTGAGGACTATGCCCAAAAAATCAAAAGTAGTAAAAATCTGGAGGAGGAGATCCTTATACGACTGGAGGAATTATACGTGAATCTCCAAaccaataaaaagaaagaaattaaacaGCGAATTCAGGGGGGCGGGGAGGTGTATGAGAAGAACAAtccaaatgaaaagaaactTTCATGTTATAATCTAAGGAAACAACACCAGTTCACGTGTTTCCAATTATCCATGTTTACGTGATATCGATATAGCTTTCCTCACAGGAAAGATATATCGATATTGATataagaaaaatgattttttctcaGGTACTCTCTCCATATGTTATAACTTTACACATGTGGACGTCTGAATTTGGACCTGGTGTATATCCAAATAGGAAGAAAGTATCTTTATATTTCCTTCAAAGCCATGAAGAAATaactaaatgaaataaataacaGCTAGTAAAAAATCTCGCCCTTGTCTTATTATTCAAGAAACACAGCTAATTTAAAAGAAGAAAGTTTACAGCTAAATGGACACCTATTGCTGAAAAAGCAGGCTCTTATTTGGTATAATCTCAATTTCTGGAATTTGGATCCTAAGCGAGCATtaactttgtatttttttaatctttttttttggttttagtaaATAATTGTGTCGggaatttgaagtttttttctctctttttcaacGATATGCATTTCTTGAATAGATGCAACATATTGATGATAAATATTCCTGGAATACAATTTAGGTTAAGTTATAAAACTTGAATGTCTTATCTTGAGTCTTTCAGTCGTTGTATGAGCAGCaacaaaaaatatgataatgttttttttttgagataaaaaattatgataattgTTTAGACCTTAATATTAAGATAATCGTTTCTACAATTTCTAATTTTCTACGATCAAAATTGGACCTTGAATTGAAGCACATGGATAGGGAAACAAGAATACAAAAGAAAGGAGGAGCCTCTCGCAGTGATCAGAGGAGAAACAGGTGCAGGAAATGTAAGATTAAATTGGTAAAGTTTGTCTtcaggaagaaaaagaagagatatATGCtcttttgttgttaaaaaaaaaagagagatacGCTCTTTTAAAGTTTTTCTGGATATAATCGATGACAAGAATAAAAACTGATACCAACGTTctttgttaaatatataatagatttaacttttattggtgcttttagaaaaaaattgttgtcaATGTCTATTTCCGTTTCTAAAACAAAAGTGCGAATCAAAGAAATggtttaaaaatgatttatagtGAGACATATATTGATCAACACAAGTACATATTGCAATATATTGTTCTCGGATATTTGGCCACTTCTATATACTCTCTTTCCATTTTGATTTAATTGTCGTTGtaggaaaaaaatttcatttcaaaataaatgttattttagagtttcaatgtaaaatttattaaaaaagtttttcattttattttttattggttgaaatgtggTTATATGTATagataattgtgtttttattttgaaatatataaaatcatatattttcttaatccgtgtgcataaacctagaacgacaagtaaaatgaaacggagggaatatttttttttcaactaacactgttatatttatgcaactatatatatctataaaatggtgcagcttttttttttgttcaaactaAATGCTTCAATTAGAAATTAAACATTGTTCAGAGCCCATAGGGCTGGTGCAGCTTTTATATGTTGAAAAGATGGTGCAGCTTTTATatgatgaaaaaataatatgaattaaCTCTAGCAAAAAGGTGTTAATGTTTTTCCACCGGTGCTCCACATATGGGCGTCTGAATTTGGAGCTGGTAAGGCCCTTTCTCAGAACCGGTCCTCAGATTCACATATTTACTTAAGACCGCAATCGAAAAGCGAAAAAATGGctggttttatatatttttcagaaataTGGACTGGTTTTAAAGACTATATTTTTATGTGAAATTTGAGGTTGCAAGCAGATGCTTGCTTTGCTTGGCCTCAAGGCCGCCTCTGCCCtttctcaaaacaaaaaaaatggagCTGGTATAATTGTTTTTACGGTTTACCCGTGCGTATTCCAGATTGAATTTCGGTCTGGAAGaaagtattttatatttctttcaaaaccataaagaaaaaactaaataaaatatgtaacggctaaaaaaaaatcttgccCTTGTCTTAATTTAAAAGAAGAAAGTTTACAGCTAAATGGACACCTATTGCTGAGATAGCAGGATGTTATTTGATATACGCTCAATTCTTCGGAATTTGGATCCTAACCGAGCAGCACTGACTTTgtatttgtttttggttttagtaAATAATTACCTCCggaatttaagttttttttctttcttctctgttttttaaCGAGATGCATTTCTTGAATATATGCAACATTGATAAAATACTTCTGGACTACAATTTAGGTTAAGTTATGAAACTTGAACGTCTTACTCTTTGAGTTTTTCCAGTTGTTGTATGCGCATCAACAAATATTATGATAATTATTTTGACCTTAATTTAGTGATAATTGTTTCTACGATATACAAAATGATACCAAAGTTTTCTCTGTTAGATATATTTTAGCACAGAGAGACATAAATTACGacaagaataaaaatgataccaACGTTGAAATTTAGAACAATTTTTTGTCACTGTCTATTTCCGTTTCTAAAACTAACCGTGAACCAAAGAAAAGTTTGAAATGATTTGAAGTGGGGCATATATTAATCAACACAAGTACATATCGCAATATATTTGTTCTCAGATATTTGGCCACTTTTATATTTATGCcactttatatatttacaagATGGTGCACCTTTCTTATGATGAAACAATGTGGGATCCATCGTGCCAATGGAAAATGTTAAGGTTTGgccattttatttttaattaactaatAACAAAGTATTTAAgcaaacaataatatttttaatgtttttaaaatattttgtattaatcCATCTATCAGTTATCATTTAAAATTGAAATGATATTTGAAGCAAATATGATAAGTAGCACGGGTCCATCATCCATGCAATCATGAATATGTTACTTAACCGCCTATTTGGATGCATGCTCGGTAGTACCCATATTTATTGTCAATACCACTACTTAAACGCtgctaaaaacatgtaaaagTCCAATCCACATACTGTAAGTTCAATAACAGTTTAGGGAAATTGCATCCTGTaacaaaaaacccaaattaaaaaaaagtaacgAAAACCcaattctctctcttcttttctcctCATATCTTTCTACCCTTTCTCTAAAAATCTAactagtattttttttgttattccaCTAATTCCCCCATATCATTATTACTTTGTTAAGTGTAATCAGATCAATTGTgtgttttagcaaaaaaaatcagataacttgtgactaatattttttattttccatgCATCAGTTCTAACTATTTGTAACTCATTTTGAGTAAATAACATTGACTATATTtaacatcccctatatattaaaggagaagcatttttaaggctttccttaaacgattttggtgagaatgcatgagaaggctcggatccacgtgtcactctgtgagggagtttaagaaaaacggaacatttaattctttgctttgtttccttatttggttcCACAAGAAGAAACGtaacccattttttttttcattcatgcgaAACACTTTGAGGATCCGAGTGCAGCATATTGCCAATGGATCTGAGTCATTCTTGCCGTCTTCTGCCAATGTTTTCATGCGAAACACTTTGAGGATTCTTGTGTGTCATTGCCAATGGAGCGTAGCTTCGCGCGCATGGACAATGAGGTTGTTAGTTGGGGCGAAACCGTGATGAGCGCTAACTGCAGTTGCGAGCTTCAAACGCCAGATTGTGACGCTGTCGGATCCACCGCCGTTGTCTCCGTCGTTACTCCGGAGAAGATCGTTGTAGCTAACTGCGGCGATTCCAGAGCAGTTCTCTGTAGGAATGGAAAACCAGTTCCTCTATCCACAGATCACAAGGTCAGCGTCTCTGCTCTCTCTAGAGAGAAACATATCTttcttaatttgtttatttttttgtggtgttaatttttgttttgttttgtgttttaaatAAACAGCCGGATCGTCCTGACGAGTTGGATCGGATCCAGGAAGCAGGGGGGAGAGTGATATACTGGGATGGTCCAAGAGTCTTAGGCGTGTTAGCCATGTCACGAGCCATAGGTGATAATTACTTGAAACCATACGTGAGTTCGGAGCCGGAAGTTACTGTGACGGACCGGACCGAAGAAGATGAGTTTCTTATTCTAGCGAGCGACGGATTATGGGACGTGGTGACGAACGAGGCGGCGTGCGCGATGGTGCACATGTATCTTAACAAAAGAGGTGGTGGCCGTGGAAGGCGACGAGAAACTCAGGACGAGTGTAGTGACGGGAAAGAGGATGAGAAGGTGGTGGTGGGGTCGAGCAAGAGCGGGAAGAAAGGAGAGATCGCGGACAAAGCATGCACGGAGGCGTCAGTGTTGTTGACGAAGCTGGCGTTGGCTAAGCATAATAGCGACAACGTAAGCGTCGTGGTCGTTGatctcagaagaagaagaaaaagacacGTTGCTTGAGCTGACACTAATCTATCTCATTACTCCaccgtcttttttttttaaatatgattcttttgtttttttttcattgggTCAAGTCAAGTGTGTGGAGGTTTCACTGGGACGAAGGCACCTCGGTTCATCTCCAAACCCTAAAGGGAAAAAAGCattagttgaaaaaaaaatctcggtTTCGTTAAACCGGTTAAATCGGGGTAtggttgttttctttttttttgttctggacCATCGTTTTTGCCTTTTTTAGTTGTGTAAtcgacaaacaaaaaaagaaagagacatgagcaaGATCATAACAATCGTGTtgatgagttatatatataaacctcgCGCAATtgcctctgtttcttctccgcATCGTCTTAGTTTTTTCTCAGTTTCTTTTCagtatcttctctgttttttcacgtaaatatatagttttgcgGTCAGTTGATGAGTTGCGAGGTTGGTTGGTCGAGGTCTCTCTTAGGTTTTATTAATGATCAACTATATAAAATGAAGAGATAATGACTTCATACAAtctgtttttgttatcaattcaTGCACGTTCCTTTGCCTTTTTAATTCATGCAAGAACGGTTTTGTTAATTGATGAGTTTGGTCTGTTAGAATAACATAATcttcaaacatattttttatttaataacatgGACATTATCGTGACGACCGTCTATGTTTGAATAACATAATCTTCAGATGGTATATCAGAACGATATAAGAACTCCATGGTatacagatgaagaagaagaagaagatcgagaaCAATTGTTTACGTTATGAACTTTGTATATATCTAACCCTTTTATTAATCTTCGTCCTtggtatttttggtatttttggcGTTTTGTGTGGGATTTATTTGAGgacctttttattaattaaaattaacaatttttttaagtagagataacaatatttattttcttgcttaataagtttcaaatatctacgaaaagaagaaaatttcataaaaaaataactaatataagcTCGCTCTTCTTGATCGGAAGATGGCTACCGCTACGGAGATGGCGAAGAGGATACATGTTAAAGCGAAGATGAGGCATATCACCGGGacgtcgttgttgttgttgtctctctTTGAGAGGAGTAACAGATGAAGTCTTGATTCGGGTGGGTTGTGTTGAACCCGCAGACTCTGTTCTTGACCCGACAGTCTCTGCATTTAGCGAAGTACGGGTCTCGAGACATTGTAGCATTTGTTTTCACAAACAATAACAGTTTGACACAAGCGATAACACATTCTATACAAACTATAAGAGTTCTTACTACAGTCTCTCATTGTCAAGTATGCTTTACGAGTCATTCTCATGTAGTACACGTAAATTTTTAAGCGAATGAAATACTACAATTCTATTACAcatgaattttaataatatggttaagatttttaaaccgatatcaatgaattctacccatcccGAATTAGACCGGCTAGCATTAACGTTTggacaatatttatattttatgagtgATTAACAAGGTAAATTGATGATACTAAATGTcatatatttcacattttttgttatggaaatttatatatctaagagtGATTGGtaaggtaaaaatatttttcatttaatacgATATTATACCAAGATACCACATTTATTGAATTAGGTTTAGTAAACCTATATAAGACTCACTGCtccacataattttatttatacacTACACCCGAAACCTTAACAAGTTTATCTCATTCTCCTATAATGGTTGCGGTAACTTATGTGTCTGATTTGAAACTATTCAAGTCAATGTGGAAGATTATGGTTAAGATCCTTTATTTGTGGAAGCAATATTCTGCTGGTAGTGGTCTAACTATTGAAATGGTTTTTATCGACTCCAATGTAGGCATCTTTACTCTTCAcctgaatacattttataaatttcgttttctttatttaaacatgtctaagtttcaagttttttttttcgtagGTTGTGAAGATGTTTTACGCAGaccaaattgaaaaataaatgttaaaacataatGCTTGATTGTTAAAATTCATTGGCCTTATGTTTAATACATTGTAAGAATTAAACTCAGCAGGTTCAATGTGTAGATATATTAATGttattgtttatgtatatatttttatacaatgatttatgtatataatttaattgtcattatttaaaaaaatattttgtaatgactaagtatattttatatttaattaattttaatttaaaaattaaaactttcatTTGTTATATGAACAAACATTTCTTTCAATATTAGTTAACGCTATATGTATATAGCGATGaaacactttaaaaaaaaatttacatacacaCAAATATGCACATTAAAGTTAGTACTTATATAACAAAATGTGAGGTGAAGATTCTAAATCAGGCGTaatatagaatattattattttaaaatcttcatttcaCCATTAACCAAATTGTAATGAAATGAATTGTTTTATAGGCATCTTAGCTTTCTTCAAcagttatataaatttgattttattatgatttttttataatttataatatgaaacgattggtttatattagaattgtctaaaattcaaagaacatgaaatcaaacaaatacaaatagtCTTTAGTTTATCACTAAAACACCAAAAATCTCAACCATTTTAAccgaataaacaaaaataaatatgattttagaaTGTATCTATATCATAGGATCTTAAAACCCGAAAACAACCCAAAACTAAactgatatccaaaataaatatacctaacgtcttaatatcttaaaaataatctcaTCCCGTGCAAGGCACAGGTTATCAGAGATTCTCGGATGAATATACGTTCACATTAAACTAGACActcatttcttaaaaaaatgttaccATCGGTTGCTTAcataattggtttgatttgcacAGCTCTAACTCTAACTACATAATGCATCATCaattatcttaaacaaaaagtaaatataattttgaaatctacatATAGAAAGACATATATGAGTAATACTAATGGGTTTCATTCCATTCTTGGCAGtaagttgtatatatttttctttatagaaagagtttgtgaatatatttatttttctcgaaaggatttttataaaaataaaaaaatatatatagaagaaacaggaaataaataaatagttcagaattTCAGGTGTGAGCTCTTTTCTTTAAACTAAGAGATAACGCACAAACAAGGCAACaagcctttcttctttcttcaacaATAAAAACATGGCTTACACCACCAGACCAgaccctgcaaaaaaaaaagagaagaaaacgtgACCTTCCCATCCatgtatagagagagagagagagaagagagaaggagagagagagagagagagagagagagagagagagagagagagagagatagagagagagagagagagagatttagtgtttagggtatactcaaaggtttacagtttagtgtttaggatttatccaagggtttagggtatatccaagaattgtAACAATCTCCGCAGAGTATATCTATACATGCGGTCTTGTACTCAAAATTATATCTGACACCGGTTGCCCTTGTACATCACGCATCAACAATCTCCGCATCTCCGGTCCAAATCGACGGTTGCTGTCTCTCCCCGATATACTCTTCGTCCGGCGAATGCGTCGACAAAGTATCAACCACCGCCATAAACTTCGTCGTCTGCAACAAACTCGGCACTGATCATTGTCAGCTGATCGGATGTTAAACGTAAGGTGCTTGtcttttttagttatattaatgtgtttttttggCTATACATGTACAATAAGGTCCAAAACTATTATTTgattaaatctttttatttaggTTGGGGAGGATGATGCGGTGATCATTATCACACATGAGCCGAACTGGCTTCTTGATTGGTACTGGAAAGATGATACAGGAAAGAACATGAGACACCTGATATGCGACTTTTTGAAAGGCAGGTGCAAACTTAGAATGGCAGGAGATTTGCATCATTATATGCGTCACTCTTGTACTACTCAATCAGATGGACCTGATCCTGCTGCTCATGTCCAACATCTCCTTGTTAATGGTTGTGGTGGGGCTTTTTTGCATCCCACCCATGTCTTTAGCaacttttctaatttttatggTTCTTCCTATGGATGTAAATCTGCTTACCCTTCTTTTAAAGATTCAAGCAGGGtaattcattttttcttcttcttgtttctttggTCTCTTATATGATTTGCCTATTTTTCTTTGCATtctaaaactttatatttgttTGATGTTCCTTGCAGATTGCTTTGGGGAATATTTTGAAGTTCAGGAAAAAGAACTGGCAATTTGATTTCATTGGTGGCATCATATACTTTgtcttggtcttttccttgttcCCTCAGGTGAGGTTTTACTTACTTAATTGCGTCTGTATATATTGATGTAGGGCCGGATCTGAAATTTCGGAgctctttaaaaattatttttaaaaattactttttcaTAATTTGGGAGCATATTGCTATATAAAAATCGGGGTCAATACCAATGTTACACCTGGTTCTGCCTAGATCCGACCTTGTACTCACATACACTCATGAAAAGGTATTTATCTTCATTAATCCTTGTTGGTTTCAGTGTAAGCTAGGCCACATCTTACGAGATGATTCATTTTCTGGCCACCTGGGGAGTTTCTTAGGCACAGTTTGGAGCGCCTTTGTGTACATAACAGAGCAGTCATATGTGTCTTTCACCGGTGTTGTCATGTTGCTAGTATCCGCAATTATGTTTGTTCCCTCAAAAATATCTCGGAAGAGACGGATGTTAATCGGAGTTCTTCATGTCGCTGCACACCTTACCGCTGCTTTGATTCTCATGTTGCTGCTGGAGCTCGGCATAGAAACCTGTATTCAGCATAAGCTCCTCGCCACGTCCGGTCAGTTTAGGAAtgttgtttttgtctttttcaccTATAGAAGTTACTTCAAATCGGATCTAATAGAGCATGATGCTGGCTGTAAAAGGAAACCCTTTTCCGATCTAGGGAGTCTAAACTAATGTTTATCATCTCTGACACAAAAATAGCAGTTTCTATCGTTGGTTTTGTTGCATGTGATATTCTTTCTCTATATACCTTTTACTTAATACTAATAATGTGATTGTGCTTATCAACTTACCAAAATTAGTATATAGAAATGATATTAATGCTAGGAATGAAGATCTCGAAATTTTGGGGAATACAAAAGATTCTTCACTTTTCCTCTTTTTGTGTGACAGCTTAAAAGTTGAACTTGATGGGTTTTGTGCATTCTTATATAAACACACAAGAATGAATAGTTTAATTGTTTCTTCACAACACTGAAGGTGGATAGAATTTAGTTGATTTAGCAACAgtaactttaaatttaaaaagattaaatgacTATAAAAGGATGATCTCAACTGTTTTGTAAGtaccattttaaaaaaactgttttgtaagtagacaaaatatttgaaaaatccAATATAATAAACGGAACAAGCGAGGTGATAGAGgataaataatttcaaagtatttttactgtaagtttctaaaaattattaaaatataaattaattaaataataatttagatcTCTCACAACTTTTGAGAAAGTCATCTATCTACTcacaaactgaaaaaaatatctGTACAATTGCTAAccacatatgcaaatttaatagTAAGGTAAGTCTCAATAAAATTTCATTTCTGTCTACCAGTGGTATGACTTCTCGGAGACTAAGCTACAGTACCAGAAATGAATTGTATGTAGACGCCAAAGTGAGATAACATATAATTAAAGCCTAAATCGACAAAAAGGGAATCACAATCTACTCTAGCTTAGTCCAATGgctatttcttcctcttttgACATAGGCCTATGTTGTAGATATTATTTGTGAAAGGCTTTGGGATTTGGCAATCAGATATAATTTTGTTCTTCAGGGACACACATTCAGGTCACATTGACATCTTCTCAGCAATGGCGGCAACAAGAAGGGTGTCACTGAAGATGAAATACAAAATGCAGTTATGGATATAGGGGCGCATAGAGCACCAGGGCCGGATGGTTTTACTGCTAATTTCTACCATCGGTATTGGGAAAACATTGGACCAGAGATTATTCATGAGATAAAAGAGTTTTTTGATGATccatttttaaatcttaatatcTATAGCGATATAATAGGTAGCCATCATATTTTTCTTCACTACCATTTATTGTTGCCAAATCTTTTTATTGAAAACAATTAGGTAGCCATCATCAATAATAGTTTAAATCTTCTGGTTATAAATTCATACacaatttttgttt
It encodes:
- the LOC130510683 gene encoding protein phosphatase 2C 3-like (The sequence of the model RefSeq protein was modified relative to this genomic sequence to represent the inferred CDS: added 3 bases not found in genome assembly), coding for MMERSFARMDNEVVSWGETVMSANCSCELQTPDCDAVGSTAVVSVVTPEKIVVANCGDSRAVLCRNGKPVPLSTDHKPDRPDELDRIQEAGGRVIYWDGPRVLGVLAMSRAIGDNYLKPYVSSEPEVTVTDRTEEDEFLILASDGLWDVVTNEAACAMVHMYLNKRGGGRGRRRETQDECSDGKEDEKVVVGSSKSGKKGEIADKACTEASVLLTKLALAKHNSDNVSVVVVDLRRRRKRHVA